In one window of Zhihengliuella sp. ISTPL4 DNA:
- a CDS encoding tetratricopeptide repeat protein, translated as MSEISPAALRGAVDLSSLRNRPSAPAGGASAAPAGAPVADVVIDATDENFGQVLELSRTVPVVVDLWAEWCGPCKQLSPIIEKVTRELGGRVLLAKVDVDANPQLAQSFRAQSIPMVVALIAGQPVPMFTGAVPEQQVREVFAQLLQVAAQNGVSGTLPIGDAETQESTAPVEPELPPLHAEAFAAIERGDYRAAITAYEKALAQNPRDEDAIAGLGQVRLLDRVQGLDLQAARAAAADAPLDVQAQFDVADLDLAGGHVDDAFGRLLDLFAQLPSDQRAPVRERLVELFGLIGASDPRVIAARNRLSSLLF; from the coding sequence GTGAGTGAGATCTCTCCCGCCGCGCTGCGCGGCGCCGTCGACCTGTCCAGCCTGCGCAACCGCCCGTCCGCGCCCGCGGGCGGAGCATCGGCGGCCCCCGCCGGCGCACCGGTCGCGGACGTCGTCATCGACGCCACCGATGAGAACTTCGGCCAGGTGCTGGAGCTGTCCCGCACGGTGCCGGTGGTCGTCGACCTGTGGGCCGAGTGGTGCGGGCCGTGCAAGCAGCTGAGCCCGATCATCGAGAAGGTCACGCGTGAGCTCGGTGGCCGTGTGCTCCTGGCCAAGGTGGACGTCGACGCGAACCCGCAGCTCGCGCAGAGCTTCCGCGCACAGTCGATCCCCATGGTCGTCGCGCTCATCGCGGGCCAGCCGGTGCCGATGTTCACCGGCGCCGTGCCCGAGCAGCAGGTCCGTGAGGTCTTCGCGCAGTTGCTTCAGGTGGCCGCGCAGAACGGCGTCTCCGGGACGCTGCCGATCGGCGATGCCGAGACGCAGGAGTCCACCGCTCCCGTCGAGCCCGAGCTGCCGCCGCTGCATGCGGAGGCTTTCGCCGCGATCGAGCGCGGAGACTACCGTGCCGCGATCACGGCCTACGAGAAGGCGCTCGCGCAGAACCCGCGCGACGAGGACGCCATCGCGGGTCTGGGCCAGGTGCGTCTGTTGGACCGCGTGCAGGGTCTCGACCTCCAGGCGGCGCGCGCTGCGGCTGCGGACGCCCCGCTCGACGTGCAGGCGCAGTTCGACGTGGCAGACCTGGACCTCGCCGGCGGGCACGTCGACGATGCCTTCGGGCGTCTGCTCGACCTGTTCGCACAGTTGCCGTCCGACCAGCGCGCTCCCGTCCGCGAGCGCCTCGTCGAGCTCTTCGGGCTCATCGGTGCCAGCGACCCCCGGGTGATCGCGGCACGCAACCGGCTCTCCTCGCTGCTCTTCTGA
- a CDS encoding glycosyl transferase, producing MRFVWAVVAFVLAAVLIGAGIAQRTIFVGPSSEEARVDIEEPAPFVLMDGDVLRINPGAQKLLIRGDGEIFASYGRTADMEAWLSDSEYNHVTVGEEDELLVEHVQAPPVEDTTETPAPEESTATPAPDDEAEESPGRNPVGSDLWLDSFSEENFLSTDNMQLPEGTSVLIAYDGTKDAPDDIVVSWPLDTRTPLAGPLMVAGGLVLLIGLVLYVLAIRHQRRGRGPRRKGPGPLPTTQPIDVAALPASEREALEASDGAASPAPERKDDVEDAEIVDEKTEDGKATMRAERPGRRRRVLALPALGLTALLASGCTADSWPEFGDASASPSPTPTAIAPDNQKPPAVTETQAERILRQVSETLVQADEARDLDLAATRLDGAPLTTRTTDYALREKLPDRPAPAEIPTDDVEVVLPEATDRWPRTVLMLSKSDGDDTIPPVVLTMTQADPWSNYKVANMAEMSADAAFPEVAASWLGTSLVPADSAFLSVPPNEVAAAFADVVDNGEKSASYGMFDDLSLNLAKSITDSRQNLVQGLADAGAAETSTAAFDMKPTDEDPVSMTTLDSGAIVAVSVLDVETITPTSGDVVIRFGDNEEAKALTGVNESAKGAETTYEFQLFFAVPSQGSSEPIRLLASRQDLVSVKVIK from the coding sequence GTGCGTTTCGTATGGGCCGTGGTGGCCTTCGTGTTGGCTGCCGTGCTGATCGGTGCGGGGATCGCTCAACGCACCATCTTCGTCGGCCCTTCGTCCGAGGAGGCCCGCGTCGACATCGAGGAGCCCGCCCCGTTCGTGCTCATGGACGGCGACGTGCTCCGGATCAACCCCGGTGCGCAGAAGCTGCTGATCCGCGGGGACGGCGAGATCTTCGCCAGCTACGGCCGCACCGCGGATATGGAGGCTTGGCTCTCCGACTCCGAGTACAACCACGTGACCGTAGGGGAAGAGGACGAACTGCTCGTCGAACACGTCCAGGCCCCGCCGGTCGAGGACACGACAGAGACGCCGGCACCCGAAGAGTCGACCGCGACCCCGGCTCCCGATGACGAAGCCGAGGAGTCTCCGGGGCGCAATCCGGTCGGTTCCGATCTCTGGCTCGACTCGTTCAGCGAAGAGAACTTCCTTTCCACCGACAACATGCAGCTCCCGGAGGGGACGAGCGTGCTGATCGCCTACGACGGCACGAAAGATGCGCCGGACGACATCGTCGTCTCCTGGCCGCTCGACACGAGGACGCCGCTCGCCGGCCCGCTCATGGTCGCCGGTGGCTTGGTTCTGCTGATCGGACTGGTCCTCTACGTGCTGGCGATCCGTCACCAGCGCCGCGGCCGTGGTCCGCGCCGGAAGGGCCCCGGTCCGCTGCCCACCACGCAGCCGATCGATGTGGCAGCCCTTCCCGCGTCCGAGCGGGAGGCACTCGAGGCATCGGACGGTGCGGCGTCGCCGGCACCGGAGCGGAAGGACGATGTGGAGGACGCCGAGATCGTCGATGAGAAGACGGAGGACGGCAAGGCGACGATGCGCGCCGAGCGCCCGGGACGCCGTCGGCGCGTCCTCGCCTTGCCCGCCCTCGGCCTGACCGCGCTGCTGGCTTCAGGATGCACGGCGGATTCCTGGCCGGAGTTCGGTGACGCATCGGCGTCTCCTTCGCCGACGCCGACGGCGATCGCCCCTGACAACCAGAAGCCGCCGGCCGTCACCGAGACGCAGGCGGAGCGGATTCTCCGACAGGTGTCCGAGACGCTCGTGCAGGCCGACGAGGCGCGTGACCTCGACCTCGCGGCGACACGCCTCGACGGTGCCCCGCTCACGACCCGCACCACCGACTATGCGCTGCGCGAGAAGCTGCCGGATCGGCCCGCGCCGGCCGAGATCCCGACGGACGACGTCGAGGTCGTCCTGCCGGAGGCGACGGACCGCTGGCCGCGCACCGTCCTCATGCTCTCCAAGAGCGACGGTGACGACACGATCCCGCCGGTCGTGCTCACGATGACGCAGGCGGACCCCTGGTCGAACTACAAGGTCGCCAACATGGCAGAGATGTCCGCTGACGCCGCGTTCCCGGAGGTCGCTGCGAGCTGGTTGGGCACCTCCCTGGTGCCCGCGGATTCCGCATTCTTGTCGGTGCCACCGAACGAGGTCGCCGCGGCGTTCGCCGATGTCGTCGACAACGGCGAGAAGAGTGCTTCCTACGGGATGTTCGACGACCTGTCGCTCAATCTGGCGAAGTCGATCACGGACAGCCGCCAGAACCTCGTTCAGGGGTTGGCGGACGCGGGAGCCGCAGAGACGTCGACGGCGGCGTTCGACATGAAGCCGACCGATGAGGATCCGGTCTCGATGACGACTCTGGACAGCGGCGCCATCGTCGCCGTCTCGGTGCTCGACGTCGAGACGATCACCCCCACGTCCGGCGATGTCGTCATCCGCTTCGGCGACAACGAGGAGGCCAAGGCCCTCACCGGGGTCAACGAGTCGGCGAAGGGCGCCGAGACGACCTACGAATTCCAGCTGTTCTTCGCCGTCCCGTCCCAGGGGTCGAGCGAGCCGATCCGCCTCCTGGCTTCGCGTCAGGATCTCGTCTCCGTGAAGGTGATCAAGTGA
- a CDS encoding aggregation-promoting factor C-terminal-like domain-containing protein, translating to MNSRNDMIPERSDAALVPAATVASASRGTRRWSRRRGVAGVFSSLAVVGFAAAMVAPTGVALAQPVATEAPDSVYAVALADTQNLTVTVEGAAITPVERGSFDVYVKPKPKPKPAPAPVTTSSSKGSQGGSTGGGGLPPYSGGGAPAEWMAAAGIAQGDWQYVDYIVSRESGWNPNATNSSSGACGLVQALPCSKVPGNGYNPVDNLRWATGYATGRYGSWAGAYNFWVTNHWW from the coding sequence GTGAACTCCCGAAACGACATGATTCCCGAACGAAGCGACGCCGCGCTGGTACCCGCAGCGACGGTCGCGTCCGCCTCCCGCGGCACCCGCCGCTGGTCGCGACGCCGCGGTGTCGCGGGCGTCTTCAGCTCTCTCGCGGTCGTCGGATTCGCGGCCGCGATGGTCGCGCCCACCGGCGTCGCCCTCGCACAGCCGGTCGCCACGGAAGCCCCGGACTCCGTCTACGCGGTCGCCCTGGCGGACACGCAGAACCTCACGGTCACGGTGGAGGGCGCGGCGATCACACCGGTCGAGCGCGGCTCTTTCGACGTCTACGTCAAGCCCAAGCCCAAGCCGAAGCCCGCACCGGCTCCGGTGACCACGTCGTCGTCCAAGGGGTCGCAGGGCGGGTCCACTGGGGGAGGCGGACTCCCTCCGTACAGCGGCGGTGGTGCTCCGGCGGAGTGGATGGCGGCAGCCGGGATCGCCCAGGGCGACTGGCAGTATGTCGACTACATCGTGTCGCGGGAGAGCGGGTGGAACCCGAACGCCACCAACTCTTCGTCCGGGGCCTGCGGTCTCGTCCAGGCGTTGCCCTGCAGCAAGGTGCCGGGCAACGGCTACAACCCCGTCGACAACCTGCGCTGGGCGACCGGGTACGCCACCGGGCGCTACGGGAGCTGGGCGGGCGCGTACAACTTCTGGGTCACCAACCACTGGTGGTGA
- the frr gene encoding ribosome recycling factor: MIADVLAETTTRMSRAVEAAKEDFSTVRTGRANPQLFQKVLVDYYGTPTPLAQLASLANQEARTLIITPYDKSALKAIEQAIRDMPNLGANPTNDGNLVRVTMPELTAERRKEYVKLVKSKAEDAKVHVRGIRRKAKDELDGLKSELGEDEIARGEKELDALTRQHVDLIDDALKRKEAELLEV, translated from the coding sequence GTGATCGCGGATGTCCTCGCTGAAACCACCACTCGCATGTCCCGCGCTGTCGAGGCTGCCAAGGAGGACTTCTCCACGGTGCGCACGGGCCGTGCGAACCCGCAGCTCTTCCAGAAGGTGCTGGTCGACTACTACGGCACGCCGACCCCCCTCGCCCAGCTCGCCTCGCTCGCGAACCAGGAGGCACGCACGCTCATCATCACGCCGTACGACAAGTCGGCGCTGAAGGCGATCGAGCAGGCCATCCGTGACATGCCGAACCTCGGCGCGAACCCCACGAACGACGGCAACCTCGTGCGCGTCACGATGCCGGAGCTCACGGCCGAGCGCCGCAAGGAGTACGTGAAGCTCGTGAAGTCGAAGGCGGAGGACGCGAAGGTCCACGTCCGCGGCATCCGCCGGAAGGCGAAGGACGAGCTCGACGGCCTCAAGAGCGAGCTCGGCGAAGACGAGATCGCCCGCGGTGAGAAGGAACTCGACGCGCTGACCCGTCAGCACGTCGACCTCATCGACGACGCGCTGAAGCGCAAAGAGGCCGAACTCCTCGAGGTGTAG
- a CDS encoding DivIVA domain-containing protein: protein MNVDRQEAAARRTAAPAFSLTSGRTKGYHPAAVDGFLASARQAFESGADDLTAEDVRTVSFPLVKEGYAVAEVDAALGRVEDAFAARERERAVRSLGAGAWVEQARAEAQVILDHLARPRRQRFARTAFLTFGYRIDEVDHVTSRIVRYLRDGDALSAEQLRSAAFRMQRGGYREEQVDALLDATIEVILAVR, encoded by the coding sequence ATGAACGTCGACCGTCAGGAGGCCGCTGCGCGGCGCACGGCCGCGCCGGCGTTCTCCCTCACGAGCGGACGCACGAAGGGGTACCACCCCGCCGCGGTGGACGGATTCCTCGCCTCGGCGCGACAGGCGTTCGAGAGCGGCGCGGACGACCTCACCGCCGAGGACGTGCGCACTGTTTCGTTCCCGTTGGTCAAGGAGGGCTACGCGGTGGCGGAAGTCGACGCTGCCCTCGGCCGCGTCGAGGACGCGTTCGCCGCGCGCGAGCGGGAACGGGCTGTCCGGTCCCTCGGAGCGGGCGCGTGGGTCGAGCAGGCCCGTGCCGAGGCGCAGGTGATCCTGGACCACTTGGCGCGACCGCGCCGCCAGCGGTTCGCTCGCACCGCCTTCCTCACCTTCGGCTATCGCATCGACGAGGTCGACCACGTCACCTCCCGCATCGTCCGGTACCTGCGTGACGGCGATGCGCTGTCCGCCGAGCAGCTGCGGTCCGCGGCGTTCCGGATGCAGCGCGGCGGCTATCGCGAGGAGCAGGTCGACGCCCTCCTCGACGCCACCATCGAGGTCATCCTCGCCGTCCGCTGA
- a CDS encoding alpha/beta hydrolase, producing MEIRGPLELPARREDIELHTADGLTLVGELALPETAAPLATLVTLHPLPTAGGFMDSHIIRKASARLPALADLAVLRFNTRGTTSPRGTSEGAFDGGAAEQFDVAAAMDFVRERALPRPWLVGWSFGTELALKYGTDHDIEGIILLSPPLHRATADEVAAWGRTDHRVVILVPELDDYLRPAEARERFATIPHAQLIAVDGGKHLWVGETQTRRVLTEIVAAVNPSALPLPTHWPAED from the coding sequence ATGGAGATCCGCGGACCGCTGGAGCTTCCGGCACGCCGCGAAGACATCGAGCTGCACACCGCCGACGGTCTGACGCTCGTCGGTGAGCTGGCGCTTCCGGAGACCGCGGCCCCACTCGCGACCCTGGTCACGCTGCACCCGCTGCCGACCGCCGGTGGCTTCATGGACTCGCACATCATCCGGAAGGCCTCCGCCCGTCTGCCCGCCCTGGCCGACCTCGCCGTGCTGCGGTTCAACACCCGCGGCACCACGTCGCCGCGCGGCACCAGCGAGGGAGCTTTCGACGGCGGCGCGGCGGAGCAGTTCGACGTCGCGGCCGCCATGGACTTCGTCCGGGAACGCGCGCTGCCGCGCCCCTGGCTCGTCGGATGGTCGTTCGGGACGGAACTCGCCCTCAAGTACGGTACCGACCACGACATCGAAGGCATCATCCTCCTTTCGCCGCCGCTGCATCGCGCGACGGCGGACGAGGTCGCCGCCTGGGGGAGGACTGACCATCGAGTCGTCATCCTCGTGCCCGAGCTCGACGACTACCTGCGCCCGGCGGAAGCCCGGGAGCGGTTCGCCACGATCCCGCACGCGCAGCTCATCGCCGTCGACGGCGGCAAGCACCTCTGGGTGGGGGAGACCCAGACGCGGCGGGTACTCACCGAGATCGTCGCCGCCGTCAATCCGTCGGCGTTGCCGCTGCCGACGCACTGGCCGGCGGAGGACTGA
- a CDS encoding phosphatidate cytidylyltransferase: protein MSDESRGTEEGAPVTRREARPEAGHDGGVPLADGAFPAFDADLVPPRPPLPGTPPAASVAPDRLDTADHNAIREQWRQARDEFGTHVSHARDQLDQANERIKQRTGRDLVLAILIGLAFGAALLGSLLFIKALFVPFALAAALLGVYELSRALRAAGRRVDVIPQLIAATFLVLSAYFAEPWLSWVMLFVSVAFVIVWRLLAQMVAKDGRTYGDVLTDAVIGGFVQVYVPFLAGVALILLEQEGGQWWVLSFIAIAVAADTGAYAAGLAFGRHPMAPRISPKKTWEGFGGAVVASLTAGVLLAMFLLDLPWWGGVIFGAAILLSATLGDLGESMLKRDLGIKDMSSWLPGHGGLLDRLDSILLSTIPALCLYFLLSPWLVL from the coding sequence ATGTCCGACGAATCGCGAGGCACCGAGGAGGGCGCACCGGTGACCCGCCGGGAAGCGCGGCCGGAGGCCGGTCACGATGGTGGCGTCCCGCTCGCCGACGGGGCCTTCCCGGCGTTCGACGCCGACCTCGTGCCGCCGCGTCCGCCGCTCCCCGGGACACCGCCGGCGGCTTCCGTCGCGCCGGATCGGCTGGACACCGCTGATCACAACGCGATCCGCGAGCAGTGGCGCCAGGCGCGCGACGAGTTCGGCACGCACGTCTCCCACGCACGAGACCAGCTCGACCAGGCGAATGAGCGCATCAAGCAGCGCACGGGCCGGGACCTCGTCCTCGCGATCCTGATCGGCCTCGCGTTCGGTGCGGCGCTGCTCGGCTCGCTGTTGTTCATCAAGGCGCTGTTCGTGCCGTTCGCGCTGGCTGCGGCCCTGCTCGGCGTCTACGAGCTGTCGCGCGCGCTGCGTGCCGCCGGTCGACGCGTGGACGTGATCCCGCAGCTGATCGCGGCGACCTTCCTCGTCCTGTCGGCCTACTTCGCCGAGCCCTGGCTGAGCTGGGTCATGCTGTTCGTCTCGGTGGCGTTCGTCATCGTGTGGCGGCTCCTCGCGCAGATGGTGGCGAAGGACGGTCGCACGTACGGGGACGTGCTCACCGACGCCGTGATCGGCGGGTTCGTGCAGGTGTACGTGCCTTTCCTCGCCGGCGTGGCCCTCATCCTGCTCGAGCAGGAGGGCGGCCAGTGGTGGGTGCTCAGCTTCATCGCGATCGCCGTGGCCGCGGACACGGGCGCGTACGCGGCGGGACTCGCGTTCGGGCGACACCCCATGGCACCGCGCATCAGCCCGAAGAAGACCTGGGAGGGCTTCGGCGGTGCTGTGGTGGCTTCGCTCACGGCCGGCGTGCTCCTCGCGATGTTCCTGCTCGACCTTCCCTGGTGGGGTGGTGTGATCTTCGGAGCAGCGATCCTGCTGTCCGCCACGCTGGGGGACCTCGGCGAGTCCATGCTGAAGCGGGACCTCGGCATCAAGGACATGAGTTCGTGGCTGCCGGGGCACGGCGGGCTCCTGGATCGCCTCGACAGCATCCTGCTGTCGACCATCCCCGCCCTGTGCCTGTACTTCCTCCTCTCTCCCTGGTTGGTGCTGTGA
- a CDS encoding AI-2E family transporter, which yields MKIHSPFRTALVATLGVGLGIVLISSVQTLSTVLLYIGTALFLSLGLDPLVTFLERRRLPRWLAVLVTIVAVLAVFVGIVLIVLPVLVDQISQLIAQITAIVQRGTAIEDLRSWIQDTFPNLLVDDVFAYVEDWLTTNLAEIGGSIGQGVLIASGAVLSGVFGAFIVLILTIYLTASTPSLKRAVYQLVPASKRDRFIDLSEQITDSVGYYVMGQVSQGVINGVLSAVYLTIIDAPFPAVLAVVAFFFSLIPLVGTLTGSTIIVLVCLIPGLGSPGTALAAAIYYLVYMQIEAYVISPRIMSRAVSVPGAVVVVAALAGGSLLGLLGALIAIPVAASILILYRQVLIPRMNER from the coding sequence ATGAAGATCCACAGTCCCTTCCGCACCGCCCTCGTGGCGACACTCGGCGTGGGCCTCGGGATCGTCCTCATCAGCAGCGTGCAGACACTGTCGACAGTACTGCTCTACATCGGCACCGCACTCTTCCTCAGCCTCGGCCTTGATCCGCTCGTCACGTTCCTCGAGCGTCGACGCCTCCCCCGCTGGCTGGCCGTCCTCGTGACGATCGTCGCCGTGCTTGCGGTTTTCGTCGGCATCGTCCTCATCGTGCTCCCCGTCCTGGTCGACCAGATCTCCCAGCTGATCGCGCAGATCACGGCGATCGTCCAGCGGGGAACAGCGATCGAGGACCTGCGCTCCTGGATCCAGGACACCTTTCCCAACCTCCTCGTCGACGACGTCTTCGCCTACGTCGAGGACTGGCTGACGACCAACCTCGCCGAAATCGGTGGATCGATCGGCCAAGGAGTGCTGATCGCGAGCGGCGCGGTGCTCAGCGGCGTCTTCGGCGCGTTCATCGTCCTCATTCTGACGATCTACCTCACCGCCTCCACGCCGTCGCTCAAGCGCGCCGTGTACCAGCTCGTGCCGGCGTCCAAGCGCGATCGCTTCATCGACCTCTCCGAGCAGATCACCGACTCCGTCGGCTACTACGTCATGGGCCAGGTCAGCCAGGGCGTGATCAACGGCGTCCTCAGCGCCGTCTACCTGACCATCATCGACGCGCCCTTCCCCGCCGTCCTCGCGGTCGTCGCGTTCTTCTTCTCACTCATCCCGCTGGTGGGAACGCTGACAGGCTCGACGATCATCGTCCTCGTCTGTCTCATCCCGGGCCTCGGTTCGCCCGGTACGGCTCTCGCCGCCGCGATCTACTACCTCGTCTACATGCAGATCGAAGCGTATGTGATCTCCCCGCGCATCATGAGCCGCGCGGTCTCCGTGCCGGGCGCCGTCGTCGTGGTGGCCGCTCTCGCCGGAGGAAGCCTGCTCGGCCTGCTCGGGGCCCTCATCGCCATCCCCGTGGCCGCCAGCATCCTCATCCTCTACCGGCAGGTTCTCATCCCGCGCATGAACGAACGGTGA